GCAGCCCCGGGAGCCGATAGGATGGGCTTTCCACCCAGCAGGCATATTGGAGGGCCTCGCCGATGTCCCGTGGCATGTCCGGCCTCGAAGACAGCTCCGACCTGGTCGGCAGCCCCTATGTGCGGGTAGGCGGCCTGGCCGAGAATCCGGTGCCGACCGGCGGTGACGACCCGCACAAGATCGCGATGCTCGGCCTGACCTTCGACGATGTGCTGCTGCTGCCCGCGGCGTCGGATGTGGTGCCCGCCACGGCCGACACCTCAAGTCAGCTAACCCGGAAGATCCGGCTCAAGGTGCCGTTGGTGAGCTCGGCGATGGACACCGTCACCGAGTCGCGGATGGCCATCGCGATGGCCCGCTCCGGCGGCATGGGTGTGCTGCACCGCAACCTGCCGGTCGCCGAGCAGGCCGGCCAGGTCGAGATGGTGAAGCGGTCCGAAGCCGGCATGGTCACCGACCCGGTCACCTGCCGTCCGGACAACACGTTGGCCCAGGTCGACGCGCTGTGCGCGCGGTTCCGGATCTCCGGCCTGCCCGTCGTCGACGACGACGGCGCACTGGTGGGCATCATTACCAACCGCGACATGCGCTTCGAGGTCGACCAGAACAAGCACGTCGCCGAAGTGATGACCAAGTCGCCGCTGATCACCGCTCAGGAGGGGGTCAGCGCCTCGGCGGCGCTGGGCCTGTTGCGCCGCAACAAGATCGAGAAGCTGCCCATCGTGGACGGCCGCGGCAAGCTGACCGGGCTGATCACCGTCAAGGACTTCGTCAAGACCGAACAACACCCGCTGGCCACCAAGGACAGCGACGGGCGG
The nucleotide sequence above comes from Mycobacterium kiyosense. Encoded proteins:
- a CDS encoding hypothetical protein (frameshifted, insertion at around 1172186,1172493); amino-acid sequence: MSRGMSGLEDSSDLVGSPYVRVGGLAENPVPTGGDDPHKIAMLGLTFDDVLLLPAASDVVPATADTSSQLTRKIRLKVPLVSSAMDTVTESRMAIAMARSGGMGVLHRNLPVAEQAGQVEMVKRSEAGMVTDPVTCRPDNTLAQVDALCARFRISGLPVVDDDGALVGIITNRDMRFEVDQNKHVAEVMTKSPLITAQEGVSASAALGLLRRNKIEKLPIVDGRGKLTGLITVKDFVKTEQHPLATKDSDGRLLVGAAVGVGGDAWVRAMMLVDAGVDVLVVDTAHAHNRLVLDMVNKLKLEVGDRVEVVGGNVATPRGGRSSGRRRRRRGEGGCRSGLDLHHPGGGRCRRPSDHRDPGSRRGVCSGGCAGDRRRRAAVFRRHRQGVGRGSLDRHAGLAVGGNRRGARRADLRQRQAVQKATAAWDRWVPCRVEAAASPIPRTGTSPTTRCPRTSWFPRVSRGGCRSVARWAR